In a genomic window of Shouchella clausii:
- a CDS encoding type IA DNA topoisomerase yields MDLILAEKPSVAKNIADALGIKAKKDGYYEGDAYLITWAFGHLLELYDAKDYDPKFARWQESYFPFIPTQFKYKVKSTYNKPDTGAKKQLATISRLARRHDVRRIISACDYDREGQLIGDSIISNLRADKPVFRMLLNEWTKQEVLRGLKHARPNSELITLRDAGVSRQWADWAIGINLTSVATLKYQPGRGSVLNIGRVLLPTLKIIYDRDKEIAAFTPERYYKLVALFQTASGATYEGVYTFKKQTAFSEKQGLEQLASLLPGKLARAVHVERNEKKEYPPVLFNLSQLQGHITNKYRGWTADKVLKIAQSLYEKKLITYPRTSSTALEESLVKKTAAVLKTISKGLPYEKDIRFTTSKRIFNNAKVESHSAIIPTYMLPKRLNADEAIVYNAVKNRFLMQFMPPAEFLETTIHTKLEEGVAEGFFVSKGREKRADGWHQVEQVNGKETFLPNVEEGERVKALSGKTSDHMTTPPKPHTEKTLLHIMETCGRKLDKDDAEQLMKGYAIGTAATRADTIKKLKDIGYIHASGKALHCTETGAKLVEQFPVQRLFDLAFTGRLEKQLFDIEKGRLDKQSFLQNIFAFIETAVQEIKADETGKIELMAKKRQVTETLGKCPLCEKAVIETSKAFGCSGWKSGCPFVIWKNDKYLARFKKKPTKTMVKSLLKHGFVNVKGLKSKNGKTFSATLRYQQQGSYFSWVLEFPKRGDGQ; encoded by the coding sequence GTGGATCTTATCCTGGCGGAAAAGCCATCAGTGGCCAAAAACATTGCTGATGCGTTAGGGATCAAAGCGAAAAAAGATGGGTACTATGAAGGGGATGCTTACCTAATTACGTGGGCGTTTGGCCATCTTTTAGAACTGTATGACGCGAAAGATTATGATCCTAAATTTGCCAGATGGCAGGAAAGTTACTTTCCGTTTATTCCAACTCAGTTTAAATATAAAGTGAAATCAACGTACAACAAACCAGATACAGGGGCGAAAAAACAACTTGCTACTATTTCTCGCCTTGCGCGACGCCATGATGTTCGTCGCATTATTTCAGCATGCGACTATGACCGAGAAGGCCAGCTGATTGGTGACAGTATCATTTCCAATCTTCGTGCCGATAAGCCTGTGTTCCGGATGCTCTTAAATGAATGGACGAAACAAGAAGTGCTCCGCGGCTTAAAACATGCGCGCCCTAATTCTGAGCTAATAACGTTGCGTGATGCCGGGGTTAGCCGCCAATGGGCCGACTGGGCAATTGGAATCAATTTAACGTCTGTAGCGACATTGAAGTACCAACCTGGGCGGGGGAGCGTCTTAAATATCGGCCGTGTCTTGCTGCCGACGTTAAAGATTATTTATGACCGCGACAAGGAAATTGCAGCATTTACGCCTGAACGTTATTATAAGTTGGTTGCGTTGTTTCAAACGGCGAGCGGCGCTACCTATGAAGGCGTTTATACATTCAAGAAGCAGACTGCCTTTTCGGAAAAACAAGGGCTAGAGCAATTGGCTTCACTGCTGCCTGGAAAACTTGCACGCGCTGTGCATGTGGAAAGAAACGAGAAAAAAGAATACCCGCCCGTTTTGTTTAATTTGTCGCAGCTGCAAGGCCATATTACGAATAAATACAGGGGCTGGACGGCAGACAAGGTTTTAAAAATCGCCCAGTCGTTATATGAGAAAAAGTTGATTACGTATCCACGTACGTCAAGCACGGCGCTGGAAGAGAGTTTAGTCAAGAAAACGGCGGCAGTCCTTAAGACTATCAGCAAAGGCTTGCCTTATGAAAAGGACATTCGTTTTACAACGAGCAAACGGATTTTTAACAATGCTAAAGTTGAAAGTCACAGTGCAATCATCCCGACGTACATGTTGCCAAAACGATTGAATGCTGATGAAGCAATTGTTTACAATGCGGTAAAAAACCGGTTTCTGATGCAATTTATGCCGCCAGCAGAATTTTTAGAAACGACCATTCATACAAAGCTAGAAGAAGGCGTAGCAGAAGGGTTTTTTGTTTCAAAGGGAAGGGAAAAGCGAGCTGATGGCTGGCACCAAGTAGAGCAAGTAAACGGGAAGGAAACATTTTTGCCCAATGTGGAAGAAGGAGAGCGTGTCAAAGCGCTTTCTGGAAAAACGAGCGACCATATGACAACACCGCCTAAACCACATACTGAAAAAACGTTGTTGCATATTATGGAAACATGTGGGCGGAAGCTCGACAAAGACGATGCAGAACAGCTTATGAAAGGGTATGCGATTGGCACAGCTGCAACGAGAGCAGATACCATTAAAAAGCTAAAAGATATTGGTTATATTCATGCGTCTGGAAAAGCGCTCCATTGTACGGAAACAGGCGCCAAACTAGTGGAACAATTTCCGGTTCAAAGATTGTTTGATTTAGCTTTTACTGGAAGATTGGAGAAGCAGTTATTCGATATTGAGAAAGGACGCTTGGACAAACAGTCATTTTTACAAAACATTTTTGCCTTTATTGAAACAGCTGTGCAAGAAATCAAAGCCGATGAGACAGGCAAGATCGAATTAATGGCGAAAAAACGTCAAGTAACGGAAACGCTTGGCAAATGCCCACTATGCGAAAAGGCTGTGATCGAAACAAGCAAAGCGTTTGGCTGCAGTGGCTGGAAAAGCGGCTGCCCCTTTGTCATTTGGAAAAATGATAAGTATTTGGCTCGTTTCAAAAAGAAGCCAACGAAAACGATGGTTAAATCATTGCTAAAACATGGCTTCGTCAACGTAAAGGGGCTAAAATCAAAAAACGGAAAAACGTTTTCCGCTACGTTGCGTTATCAGCAGCAAGGCAGCTACTTTAGTTGGGTACTCGAATTTCCTAAACGAGGTGATGGACAATGA
- a CDS encoding DUF6501 family protein, translating to MIHQTWTNAPTIRMVKCVHTDAKKYIVNRALTAGKEYPLKNETDEFYFVIDNTGKVGGYYKEYFQG from the coding sequence GTGATTCACCAAACGTGGACGAATGCACCGACGATACGCATGGTGAAATGTGTACATACCGATGCGAAAAAATATATTGTCAACCGTGCTTTGACAGCAGGGAAAGAATATCCGCTTAAAAACGAAACCGACGAGTTTTATTTTGTCATTGACAATACTGGAAAAGTGGGCGGCTATTATAAAGAGTATTTTCAAGGCTAG
- a CDS encoding OsmC family protein: MIHRFLLDATWNGGRNSTGTIQTGNLTHSISIPKEMGGPGIGTNPDEMLLGAAATCFLITYAAMLERAQIEVKSLTLHAEADVDVTNNIFEFRAIRHFPTVVLKEQTQVEKAERLAFKAESSCMITKAVAGNVAVSVTPNVKAVDSDE; this comes from the coding sequence ATGATCCACCGATTTTTATTGGATGCCACCTGGAACGGCGGCCGTAATAGCACTGGTACAATCCAAACAGGCAACTTAACTCATTCCATATCGATCCCGAAAGAAATGGGCGGACCTGGGATCGGCACAAATCCAGACGAAATGCTGCTCGGTGCTGCCGCTACTTGTTTTTTGATTACGTATGCTGCCATGCTTGAGCGGGCTCAAATCGAGGTAAAGTCATTGACGCTTCACGCTGAGGCCGATGTGGATGTGACGAATAACATCTTTGAATTCCGAGCAATTCGCCACTTTCCAACAGTGGTATTAAAAGAGCAGACCCAGGTGGAGAAGGCGGAACGTTTAGCGTTTAAAGCAGAATCTTCTTGCATGATTACAAAAGCAGTCGCAGGCAATGTCGCCGTGTCTGTTACACCGAATGTGAAAGCAGTGGATAGCGATGAATAA
- the odhB gene encoding 2-oxoglutarate dehydrogenase complex dihydrolipoyllysine-residue succinyltransferase: protein MTEIKVPELGESITEGTISQWLKEVGDYVEQGEFIAELETDKVNAEIPVDTAGVIKEFKREPGDTVEIGEVIAIIDESGSAGGASATSESTKEEATAKEEAPQEEKQAEQTQQPEKEEAVSNNRPLASPAARKLAREKGISLDAITPTDPTGKIRRQDIEAHQAKPKQPEAPKAPQSPAPVSEGEAGKPVERQKMSRRRQTIAKRLVDVQHETAMLTTFNEVDMTAVMDLRSRRKDAFSEKHGVKLGFMSFFTKAVVGALKEFPLLNAEIQGDELLVKKFYDIGIAVSTDSGLVVPVLRDADRLSFAGIEKGIGELGKKARDNKLQLADMQGGTFTITNGGVFGSLWSTPILNAPQVGILGMHKIQMRPVAIDNERFENRPMMYLALSYDHRIVDGKEAVSFLVKIKQLIEDPEQLLLEG, encoded by the coding sequence GTGACTGAAATCAAAGTACCTGAGCTTGGAGAATCGATTACAGAGGGCACCATTTCTCAGTGGTTAAAAGAAGTAGGCGATTATGTCGAGCAAGGGGAGTTTATTGCTGAACTTGAGACAGACAAAGTCAACGCCGAAATTCCCGTGGACACGGCTGGTGTGATTAAAGAATTCAAACGGGAACCAGGCGATACCGTAGAAATTGGCGAAGTGATCGCGATTATCGATGAAAGCGGCTCTGCTGGCGGCGCCTCTGCAACAAGCGAAAGCACAAAGGAAGAAGCCACGGCAAAAGAGGAAGCACCGCAAGAAGAGAAGCAAGCTGAGCAAACGCAACAGCCAGAAAAAGAGGAAGCTGTAAGCAACAACCGCCCGCTTGCCTCGCCAGCAGCACGAAAATTGGCGCGTGAAAAAGGCATTTCCCTTGATGCGATTACGCCAACGGATCCAACAGGAAAAATTCGCCGCCAAGATATCGAAGCCCATCAAGCAAAACCAAAACAGCCAGAAGCGCCGAAAGCACCACAGTCTCCTGCACCAGTAAGCGAAGGGGAAGCAGGCAAACCTGTTGAACGGCAAAAAATGTCGCGTCGCCGGCAAACGATTGCAAAGCGGCTTGTCGATGTTCAACATGAAACAGCGATGTTGACGACTTTTAACGAAGTTGATATGACCGCAGTCATGGATTTGCGTAGCCGCCGCAAAGATGCATTTTCTGAAAAACATGGTGTGAAGTTAGGCTTCATGTCTTTCTTTACAAAAGCCGTTGTTGGCGCTTTAAAAGAGTTTCCGCTTCTAAACGCAGAAATCCAAGGCGATGAGCTTCTCGTCAAGAAGTTTTATGACATTGGCATTGCTGTTTCGACAGATAGCGGCCTCGTTGTCCCTGTATTGCGGGATGCCGATCGCCTCAGCTTTGCTGGCATTGAGAAAGGCATTGGCGAACTTGGCAAAAAAGCACGGGACAATAAATTGCAATTGGCAGATATGCAAGGCGGTACGTTTACGATTACGAACGGCGGTGTGTTTGGCTCCCTCTGGTCAACGCCAATTTTGAATGCGCCGCAAGTAGGCATTCTCGGTATGCATAAAATCCAAATGCGCCCAGTAGCGATTGACAACGAACGTTTTGAAAATCGTCCAATGATGTATTTGGCTCTCTCTTATGACCACCGCATTGTCGATGGCAAAGAAGCTGTTAGCTTCCTCGTGAAAATTAAACAGCTGATTGAAGATCCTGAACAATTGTTGCTGGAAGGCTAA
- a CDS encoding lytic transglycosylase domain-containing protein yields MRKWFLGIALFFLICLVSIVLLFEQSDRFRQNVYKTIIAENQIPEDYVPIYKEAGEEYGVPWELLASVHRVETIFSTMDPLESPVGALGHFQFMPRTWVGWSYPGIDDIGNVAEDVDITDTDLIEAHNGYGTDASGSGKADPFDLADSAYSAARYLADHGAREGNYEEALFSYNKSEDYVEEVMGYYHTYTEEGYELIQLPLNRHKAAGT; encoded by the coding sequence ATGCGAAAATGGTTTTTAGGTATTGCGTTGTTTTTTCTTATTTGCTTGGTCTCTATTGTGTTGTTGTTTGAACAAAGTGACCGCTTTCGCCAAAATGTTTACAAAACCATTATTGCCGAAAACCAAATTCCTGAAGATTATGTGCCTATATACAAAGAGGCAGGCGAAGAATATGGCGTGCCTTGGGAACTACTTGCTTCCGTTCATCGCGTCGAAACGATCTTTTCGACAATGGATCCGCTCGAAAGCCCTGTTGGCGCCCTTGGGCATTTTCAATTTATGCCCCGTACATGGGTCGGTTGGTCTTACCCAGGCATTGACGACATCGGCAATGTCGCTGAAGATGTCGACATTACGGATACCGATTTAATTGAAGCCCATAACGGCTATGGCACTGACGCGTCAGGAAGCGGCAAAGCCGATCCATTTGACCTAGCCGACTCTGCCTACTCTGCTGCTCGGTATTTGGCTGACCACGGCGCACGTGAAGGCAACTATGAAGAAGCGCTTTTCTCTTATAACAAAAGTGAAGATTACGTTGAAGAAGTAATGGGGTACTACCACACGTATACAGAGGAAGGGTACGAGCTTATACAACTTCCACTAAACAGGCACAAAGCAGCAGGAACGTAA
- a CDS encoding class I SAM-dependent methyltransferase, producing the protein MAVNEYIKVWNARKWLKEAEPFLKVWHAYLGYSLNLFSYFKNGAKVADVADKHGLKAELLSRWVEVGVAVGHLRESKGGKIKTKPKMGKYLTKESKHSVGILLEELFELHMPTLLSYREQLPNKKQEPPPDMADMVAGTSSLLEALAVPKIAAVIKKRKAESVLDVGCGYGGYLKRLAHTFPWTQFDGIEVDHDVCISARENNLNENVTIIEGDFFHFQGKRAYDVLMFNNILYYFSPETRVEMFKRAAEQLATDGVLIVISPITDGKHGKRFASAFNSFMSAHKKMHPLPSKKELVKAGKHAHFRLLSAKTVVKEGGWHFLLFEQRGKH; encoded by the coding sequence ATGGCTGTAAATGAATATATAAAAGTATGGAATGCTCGAAAGTGGCTGAAAGAGGCGGAACCGTTTTTAAAGGTGTGGCATGCCTATTTGGGCTATAGCTTAAATTTGTTTTCTTATTTTAAGAATGGCGCGAAAGTCGCCGATGTAGCAGATAAACATGGTCTTAAAGCCGAGTTGCTGTCACGCTGGGTCGAAGTTGGTGTTGCGGTCGGCCACTTGCGTGAAAGCAAAGGCGGCAAAATCAAAACAAAGCCAAAGATGGGCAAATATTTAACAAAAGAAAGCAAGCATTCAGTCGGCATATTGCTTGAGGAGCTGTTTGAATTGCATATGCCTACCCTTTTAAGCTACCGAGAACAACTTCCAAACAAGAAGCAAGAGCCTCCTCCTGATATGGCCGATATGGTGGCGGGCACCTCTAGTCTCCTTGAAGCATTGGCTGTGCCGAAAATCGCCGCCGTCATAAAAAAACGCAAAGCCGAATCTGTGCTCGATGTCGGCTGCGGCTACGGCGGCTATTTAAAACGGTTGGCGCACACATTCCCCTGGACACAATTTGACGGGATTGAAGTCGACCACGATGTGTGCATTTCCGCTAGAGAAAACAATTTAAACGAAAATGTTACCATTATCGAAGGCGACTTTTTTCACTTTCAAGGCAAGCGTGCCTATGATGTTTTAATGTTCAACAATATCCTCTACTACTTTTCGCCAGAAACACGCGTTGAGATGTTTAAACGGGCGGCGGAGCAGCTAGCAACCGACGGGGTACTTATTGTCATTAGCCCAATTACCGATGGGAAGCACGGCAAGCGATTCGCTAGTGCTTTTAACAGTTTCATGAGCGCCCATAAAAAGATGCACCCTCTTCCTTCAAAGAAAGAGTTGGTCAAAGCAGGCAAACACGCACATTTTCGTTTGCTATCTGCTAAGACGGTTGTCAAAGAAGGAGGCTGGCACTTTCTTTTATTTGAGCAACGCGGTAAGCACTAA
- a CDS encoding ABC-F family ATP-binding cassette domain-containing protein — protein MITVANVGLQYGGRKLFEDVNIKFTPGNCYGLIGANGAGKSTFLKILSGEIESQTGHVSMKEGSRLAVLKQNHFEYEHEEVLQTVIMGHARLYEVMKEKDAIYMKADFSDEDGMKAAELEGEFAELNGWEAESDAAVLLKGLGIGEDQHHKTLSELAESDKVKVLLAQALFGKPDVLLLDEPTNGLDLKAIQWLEDFLINFENTVIVVSHDRHFLNNVCTHIADLDYGKIELYVGNYDFWYESSQLALKMAQDQNKKKEEKIKELENFIARFSANASKSKQATSRKKQLEKITLDDIKPSSRKYPYIHFSPAREIGNDLLLVEGLSKTVDGEKVLNNVSFRMNKDDKIALVGSNDVAKTTLFKILMGEIEPDEGTFKWGITTSQSYFPKDNSAFFEGNELNLVDWLRQYSPEDDSDTFLRGFLGRMLFSGEDVLKQANVLSGGEKVRCMLSKMMLSGANVLLLDEPTNHLDLESITALNNGLINFKGSLLFSSHDQQFIRTISNRVIELTEDGIIDEDSYEDYLKHVK, from the coding sequence ATGATTACTGTAGCGAACGTTGGTTTGCAATATGGCGGACGCAAACTGTTTGAAGACGTTAATATTAAATTTACGCCAGGCAACTGTTATGGTTTAATCGGCGCCAATGGAGCTGGCAAATCGACCTTTCTGAAAATCCTTTCAGGGGAAATTGAATCTCAGACAGGGCATGTTTCGATGAAAGAAGGTTCGCGCCTAGCTGTTCTTAAGCAAAACCATTTTGAATATGAACATGAAGAAGTGTTGCAAACTGTCATTATGGGACATGCGCGCCTCTATGAAGTGATGAAAGAAAAAGACGCCATTTATATGAAAGCTGATTTTTCAGACGAAGATGGCATGAAAGCAGCTGAGCTTGAAGGCGAATTTGCAGAATTAAACGGTTGGGAAGCTGAGTCAGATGCAGCCGTTCTATTAAAAGGGCTTGGCATTGGCGAAGACCAGCATCATAAAACGTTGTCTGAGCTTGCTGAATCAGACAAAGTCAAAGTGCTTCTGGCACAAGCGCTATTTGGCAAGCCGGATGTACTTTTACTGGACGAGCCGACAAACGGCCTCGATTTAAAAGCGATTCAATGGTTGGAAGATTTTCTTATTAATTTTGAGAATACGGTCATTGTCGTTTCCCATGACCGCCATTTCTTAAACAATGTCTGCACGCATATTGCCGATCTGGACTACGGCAAAATTGAGCTGTACGTTGGAAACTATGACTTTTGGTATGAATCGAGCCAATTGGCCTTAAAAATGGCACAAGACCAAAACAAAAAGAAAGAAGAAAAAATCAAAGAGCTTGAGAACTTTATCGCTCGCTTTAGCGCAAATGCCTCCAAATCCAAACAGGCGACTTCGCGTAAAAAGCAATTAGAAAAAATCACCCTTGACGACATTAAACCTTCCTCGCGCAAATACCCATACATCCACTTTTCGCCAGCACGTGAAATTGGAAATGATTTGCTTTTGGTTGAAGGGTTGTCAAAAACCGTTGATGGCGAAAAAGTGTTGAACAATGTCTCGTTCCGCATGAACAAAGACGATAAAATTGCTCTTGTTGGTTCAAACGATGTCGCCAAAACGACGCTATTTAAAATCTTGATGGGTGAAATCGAGCCTGACGAAGGCACATTTAAATGGGGAATTACGACAAGCCAATCGTATTTTCCGAAAGATAACTCTGCCTTTTTTGAAGGAAACGAGCTAAATCTTGTCGATTGGTTGCGCCAATACTCTCCTGAAGATGACAGTGATACGTTCTTGCGTGGTTTTCTTGGCAGGATGCTTTTCTCTGGCGAAGATGTGCTTAAACAAGCAAACGTCTTATCAGGCGGCGAAAAAGTCCGCTGCATGCTGTCAAAAATGATGCTCTCAGGAGCGAATGTGCTGCTGTTGGATGAACCGACAAACCACCTGGACTTAGAGTCGATTACAGCACTAAACAATGGGTTGATCAATTTTAAAGGCTCGCTCCTTTTCAGTTCCCATGACCAACAATTCATTCGCACGATTTCAAATCGCGTCATTGAGTTGACAGAGGATGGCATCATTGACGAAGACTCGTATGAAGATTACTTAAAACATGTAAAATAA
- a CDS encoding 2-oxoglutarate dehydrogenase E1 component produces MSSKEHSPEKPWRGFYGPNLGAVIELYDQYVEDPNSVDEQTRAHFEKWGPPALEENVSSSNAKETIGADMISAVVGAVRLADYIRAKGHLVSDIQPIWKTDKNSNLLDYDRFNVTEEELKKVPVKLICKDAPPHLKNGLEAIEHLKKVYTQTMAFEFGHVQDEEERNWLRKQVESEAYADELPNKEKKALLERLTSVEGFEKFIHRTFVGQKRFSIEGLDALVPMLDKAIREVRKEKTDHVMIGMAHRGRLNVLAHTLGKPYKAIFSEFLQAPNKLNAPSEGLGETYTGWTGDVKYHLGADRQISDDKSAQTIVSLANNPSHLEFVSPIVEGYARAAQEDRSSKGEPKQDTTRAYSILIHGDAAFPGQGVVTETLNLSRLNGYHVGGSLHIIANNNIGYTTETHDSRSTTYASDPAKGFEIPIVHVNADDAEACVRAIKFAVEYRRKFQKDFLIDLIGYRRFGHNEGDEPAVTQPDLYAQIRKHPTVRAIYAKQLEAEQVITAKEAQKLDTDMYNYLLEEYNKVNSDKSEKKYELSPPDFIVDGLPKVKTAVEKEKLVSINEQLLDWPSSFKPNQKLEKILKRRASAFDGEGNVDWGLAEILAFASILHDGTPVRLSGQDSERGTFAHRHFVLHDRETNETHVPLQAFKDANASFAVYNSPLTEQACVGFEYGYNVFSKETLVLWEAQFGDFVNGAQVMFDQWVSAGRAKWGQKSGLVVLLPHGYEGAGPEHSSGRVERFLSSAAENNWTVANCTSAAQYFHILRRQAKILQKNTVRPLIIMTPKSLLRNQVVASPTSAFTEGEFLPILEEPTLGHDPNAVKRIILCSGKLAIELQDYVNKNDEDWSWVHIIRVEELYPFPRRAIRERLKEFPNLEEVKWVQEEPKNMGAWTFMEPRIREILPPGVPLSYIGRTYRSSPAEGVSNAHKVEQKRIVTESLTRKN; encoded by the coding sequence ATGTCCAGCAAGGAACACAGCCCGGAAAAGCCTTGGCGAGGATTTTATGGTCCTAACCTTGGAGCCGTGATTGAGCTGTACGATCAATATGTGGAAGACCCGAACTCCGTAGATGAACAAACGCGTGCCCACTTTGAGAAATGGGGTCCGCCAGCTTTAGAAGAGAACGTCAGCTCGTCTAATGCAAAGGAAACAATCGGGGCGGACATGATAAGCGCAGTAGTAGGAGCGGTGAGGCTGGCTGATTATATCCGTGCCAAAGGTCATTTGGTGTCTGACATACAGCCGATTTGGAAAACCGACAAAAACAGCAATTTGCTAGACTATGACCGCTTTAACGTAACGGAAGAAGAATTGAAAAAAGTACCTGTCAAGCTGATTTGCAAGGATGCTCCGCCGCATTTAAAAAATGGGCTCGAAGCGATCGAACATTTGAAAAAAGTGTATACGCAGACGATGGCATTTGAATTTGGACACGTTCAAGATGAAGAGGAACGTAATTGGCTCCGCAAGCAAGTGGAGTCTGAAGCGTATGCCGATGAGCTGCCAAATAAGGAGAAAAAAGCGCTGCTTGAACGCCTAACATCTGTAGAAGGCTTTGAGAAGTTTATCCACCGCACATTTGTTGGGCAAAAACGCTTTTCAATTGAGGGGCTTGATGCGCTTGTGCCGATGCTTGACAAAGCGATAAGGGAAGTCAGAAAAGAAAAGACTGACCACGTTATGATCGGCATGGCACATAGAGGACGACTCAATGTTTTAGCCCATACACTTGGGAAACCATATAAAGCGATCTTTTCGGAATTCCTGCAAGCGCCTAACAAATTAAATGCCCCATCAGAAGGCCTTGGAGAAACCTATACAGGCTGGACTGGCGATGTAAAATACCATTTAGGGGCCGACAGGCAAATTAGCGACGACAAAAGCGCGCAAACGATTGTGTCCCTTGCTAACAACCCAAGCCATTTGGAGTTTGTTTCGCCGATTGTTGAAGGATATGCAAGGGCAGCCCAAGAGGATCGCAGCAGCAAAGGCGAACCTAAGCAAGACACAACAAGGGCTTATTCGATCCTTATCCATGGCGATGCCGCATTTCCAGGGCAAGGTGTCGTGACGGAAACACTTAACTTAAGCCGTTTGAACGGTTATCACGTTGGCGGTTCGCTCCATATTATCGCCAACAACAATATCGGTTATACGACTGAAACGCATGATTCGCGTTCAACTACATACGCAAGCGATCCGGCTAAAGGCTTTGAAATTCCAATTGTGCATGTCAATGCAGACGATGCGGAAGCCTGCGTGAGGGCGATCAAATTTGCAGTCGAGTACCGTCGTAAATTCCAAAAAGACTTTTTGATCGATTTAATTGGCTACCGCCGGTTTGGCCACAATGAAGGCGATGAGCCAGCGGTGACACAGCCTGATCTCTACGCGCAAATCCGCAAACATCCAACCGTGCGCGCCATTTACGCTAAACAGCTTGAGGCTGAACAAGTAATTACGGCTAAAGAAGCACAGAAGCTAGATACCGATATGTACAACTACTTGCTTGAAGAATACAACAAAGTCAACAGCGATAAATCAGAGAAAAAATATGAGCTGAGCCCTCCTGACTTTATTGTGGATGGCTTGCCAAAAGTGAAAACCGCTGTCGAAAAAGAAAAGCTTGTTTCCATAAATGAACAGTTGCTTGACTGGCCGAGTTCGTTTAAACCAAACCAAAAGCTGGAAAAAATCTTGAAGCGCCGTGCCAGTGCATTTGACGGCGAAGGCAACGTTGATTGGGGACTGGCTGAAATCCTTGCGTTTGCTTCAATTCTCCATGATGGCACGCCAGTCCGCTTGAGTGGCCAAGATAGCGAGCGTGGCACGTTTGCACACCGTCACTTTGTCTTGCATGACCGCGAAACCAATGAAACGCATGTACCGCTGCAAGCGTTTAAAGATGCCAACGCGTCTTTTGCCGTTTACAACAGCCCTCTTACAGAGCAGGCATGCGTTGGCTTTGAATACGGATACAATGTTTTTTCAAAAGAGACGCTAGTGTTATGGGAAGCTCAATTTGGCGACTTCGTCAACGGCGCCCAAGTAATGTTTGACCAGTGGGTGTCAGCTGGGCGAGCCAAATGGGGGCAAAAGTCAGGTCTTGTTGTCTTGTTGCCTCACGGCTATGAAGGCGCCGGCCCTGAGCATTCCAGCGGGCGTGTTGAGCGCTTCTTGAGCTCGGCAGCAGAGAATAACTGGACAGTTGCCAACTGCACGTCAGCCGCACAATACTTCCATATTTTGCGGCGCCAGGCGAAGATTTTGCAAAAGAATACAGTGCGCCCACTTATTATCATGACGCCAAAAAGCTTGCTCCGTAACCAAGTGGTTGCCTCGCCAACGTCTGCTTTTACAGAAGGCGAGTTTCTGCCGATCTTGGAAGAGCCAACGCTTGGTCATGATCCCAATGCGGTTAAACGGATTATATTGTGCAGTGGAAAACTAGCAATTGAGTTGCAAGATTATGTGAACAAAAACGATGAGGACTGGAGTTGGGTTCACATTATCAGGGTAGAAGAGCTGTACCCGTTTCCGCGTCGCGCGATTCGCGAACGGTTAAAAGAGTTTCCTAACTTAGAAGAAGTCAAATGGGTACAAGAAGAGCCTAAAAACATGGGCGCTTGGACTTTTATGGAGCCGCGCATTCGCGAAATCTTGCCTCCAGGGGTTCCGTTGAGCTATATTGGCCGCACATACCGGTCAAGCCCGGCTGAAGGCGTATCCAATGCCCACAAAGTGGAACAAAAACGCATCGTAACTGAGTCATTGACTCGCAAAAACTAA